A portion of the Streptomyces sp. NBC_00376 genome contains these proteins:
- a CDS encoding superinfection immunity protein, producing the protein MDGSVFLLLVIVGIAVYFLPFFIAAGRGVNTGSVFVINLFLGWTFIGWVVALAMSMGTRRTP; encoded by the coding sequence ATGGATGGTTCCGTTTTCCTGCTTCTCGTCATCGTGGGTATCGCGGTGTACTTCCTGCCCTTCTTCATCGCCGCGGGGCGCGGGGTGAACACCGGCTCGGTGTTCGTGATCAATCTCTTCCTCGGCTGGACGTTCATCGGCTGGGTGGTCGCCCTGGCCATGTCGATGGGAACCCGGCGGACGCCGTAG
- a CDS encoding MFS transporter, whose amino-acid sequence MTGRGDRSRIPLAAVLSANSISRAGSSLTMIGVPWFVLETTGSAGRAGVVAFCATLPIVVSALIGGPVIDRIGRRRVSVVSDLVCGLSVAAIPLLHFADALDFWMLCALMAVGGLMHTPGDTARYVLVPDLAEHAGTTLARAASLFDAVSRGARMVGAALAGLLIALVGAETVLLLDAATFLTSALLIAAGVRGVRAAEPRKAEAPASLRAYRTEMREGFAYLLGTPLLLAVVVMVLFMNGTDQGWYAVLLPVHASAELGGAGDIGLLTALFGAGGLAGALLYGAVGHRFSRWAVFTVCVLLCGAPRYVVAALTGTTLPLAVTMALSGLASGVLNPILTTVIYGTVPDELRSRVSGVITAGCELALPVGGLTAGLLVESTGAKGALLAMGGVYLLATLSPLVFPVWRTMDGAVADGTGAETGGAPVPAPSPAGEVSSSGPCAPAPVPGARTPRPSES is encoded by the coding sequence ATGACCGGTCGGGGGGACCGCAGCCGTATTCCGCTCGCCGCCGTACTGTCCGCCAACTCCATATCCAGGGCCGGCAGTTCACTCACCATGATCGGCGTTCCGTGGTTCGTGCTGGAAACCACGGGAAGCGCCGGCCGGGCCGGTGTCGTGGCCTTCTGCGCGACCCTGCCGATCGTCGTCTCCGCCCTGATCGGCGGACCCGTCATCGACCGGATCGGACGGCGCCGGGTCTCCGTCGTCTCCGACCTGGTGTGCGGCCTCTCCGTCGCCGCCATCCCGCTGCTGCACTTCGCGGACGCCCTGGACTTCTGGATGCTGTGCGCGCTGATGGCGGTCGGCGGGCTCATGCACACCCCGGGCGACACCGCGCGCTACGTCCTGGTGCCGGACCTCGCCGAGCACGCCGGCACCACCCTCGCCCGCGCCGCCAGCCTCTTCGACGCCGTCTCGCGCGGCGCCCGGATGGTCGGGGCGGCACTGGCCGGCCTGCTGATCGCGCTCGTCGGCGCGGAGACCGTACTGCTGCTGGACGCGGCGACCTTCCTGACGTCCGCGCTGCTGATCGCGGCAGGCGTACGGGGGGTGCGCGCGGCCGAGCCCCGCAAGGCCGAGGCGCCGGCATCGCTGCGGGCGTACCGCACCGAAATGCGGGAGGGCTTCGCCTACTTGCTGGGCACCCCACTGCTGCTGGCGGTCGTGGTGATGGTCCTGTTCATGAACGGCACCGACCAGGGCTGGTACGCCGTCCTGCTCCCGGTGCACGCCTCCGCCGAACTGGGCGGGGCCGGGGACATCGGGCTGCTCACCGCACTGTTCGGCGCGGGCGGGCTGGCCGGGGCGCTGCTGTACGGGGCGGTCGGGCACCGCTTCTCGCGGTGGGCCGTGTTCACGGTGTGCGTGCTGCTGTGCGGCGCGCCCAGGTACGTGGTCGCGGCGCTGACCGGAACGACGCTGCCGCTCGCCGTGACCATGGCGCTGAGCGGCCTCGCGAGCGGGGTGCTGAACCCGATCCTGACGACGGTGATCTACGGCACGGTCCCCGACGAGCTGCGCAGCCGGGTCTCCGGGGTCATCACGGCGGGCTGCGAGCTGGCCCTGCCGGTGGGCGGTCTCACGGCCGGCCTGCTGGTGGAGAGCACGGGAGCGAAGGGGGCGCTGCTGGCGATGGGCGGGGTCTACCTGCTGGCGACGCTGAGTCCGCTGGTGTTCCCGGTGTGGCGCACGATGGACGGCGCGGTGGCGGACGGCACGGGAGCGGAGACGGGCGGTGCCCCCGTACCGGCGCCTTCACCGGCCGGCGAGGTCAGCAGCTCGGGACCTTGTGCCCCTGCTCCAGTGCCCGGAGCGAGGACACCGCGCCCTTCAGAGTCGTGA
- a CDS encoding MFS transporter translates to MSALEPRDAGVETGTADDAEVPGGAGSPVETGGVLGRSYRALSVGIVSVVFLIAFEATAVGTAMPVAARELHGIPLYAFAFSAYFTTSLFAMVLSGQWADRHGPLGPLAAGISAFAAGLLLCGTAASMWIFVAGRAVQGLGGGLVIVALYVVISRAYPKRLQPSILAAFAASWVIPSVVGPLAAGSVTEHLGWRWVFIGIPVLVVFPLALALPAIRRRASGPADPAAPVEPYDRRRILLALGISLGAALLQYAGQELNWFALLPAAVGVALLVPAVRGLLPPGTGRAARGLPSVVLLRGVAAGSFIAAESFVPLMLVTQRGLSPTMAGLSLAAGGGTWALGSYVQSRPRLEPYRERLMVGGMVLVAASIAAAPSVLIEAVPVWTVAVAWAFGCFGMGVVIASTSVLLLKLSAPEEAGANSAALQISDGLSNVLLLAAGGAAFAALGGGAVGAVHDAAGAGAAGSHPGAFAAVFLPMAGVALVGAWVAARVRTKP, encoded by the coding sequence ATGAGTGCCCTGGAACCACGAGACGCCGGTGTCGAGACCGGCACCGCCGACGACGCGGAGGTGCCCGGCGGGGCCGGGTCGCCCGTCGAAACCGGAGGGGTGCTCGGGCGGAGCTACCGGGCGCTCAGCGTCGGCATCGTCTCCGTCGTGTTCCTGATCGCCTTCGAGGCGACCGCCGTGGGAACCGCGATGCCGGTCGCCGCGCGGGAGCTGCACGGCATTCCCTTGTACGCGTTCGCGTTCTCCGCGTACTTCACGACCAGCCTCTTCGCCATGGTGCTCTCCGGCCAGTGGGCGGACCGGCATGGTCCGCTGGGGCCGCTCGCCGCCGGGATCAGCGCGTTCGCGGCGGGGCTGCTGCTCTGCGGGACCGCCGCGAGCATGTGGATCTTCGTCGCGGGGCGGGCCGTGCAGGGGCTCGGCGGCGGGCTGGTGATCGTGGCGTTGTACGTGGTGATCAGCCGCGCCTACCCGAAGCGGCTGCAACCGTCGATCCTGGCCGCGTTCGCCGCGAGCTGGGTGATCCCCTCGGTCGTCGGGCCGCTCGCCGCCGGGAGTGTGACCGAGCACCTGGGGTGGCGCTGGGTCTTCATCGGCATCCCGGTGCTCGTGGTGTTCCCGCTGGCGCTCGCGCTGCCCGCGATCCGGCGGCGGGCGTCGGGGCCGGCCGATCCGGCGGCGCCCGTCGAGCCGTACGACCGGCGGCGCATCCTGCTCGCGCTGGGGATCTCGCTGGGCGCGGCGCTGCTCCAGTACGCCGGGCAGGAGCTGAACTGGTTCGCGCTGCTCCCGGCCGCCGTGGGCGTCGCACTGCTCGTGCCCGCCGTGCGGGGGCTGCTGCCCCCGGGGACCGGCCGCGCCGCGCGCGGGCTGCCCTCGGTGGTGCTGCTGCGCGGGGTGGCGGCCGGGTCGTTCATCGCCGCCGAGTCCTTCGTACCCCTGATGCTGGTGACCCAGCGCGGCCTCAGCCCCACGATGGCCGGGCTCTCGCTCGCGGCCGGCGGCGGGACCTGGGCGCTCGGTTCGTACGTGCAGTCCCGGCCGCGCCTGGAGCCGTACCGGGAGCGCCTGATGGTGGGCGGCATGGTGCTGGTCGCCGCTTCGATAGCGGCCGCGCCGTCCGTGCTGATCGAGGCGGTGCCGGTCTGGACCGTGGCCGTGGCCTGGGCCTTCGGGTGCTTCGGCATGGGCGTGGTGATCGCGTCGACGAGCGTGCTGCTGCTGAAGCTGTCGGCGCCGGAGGAGGCGGGGGCGAACTCGGCCGCCCTCCAGATCTCCGACGGGCTCTCGAACGTACTGCTGCTCGCCGCGGGCGGAGCTGCCTTTGCGGCGCTCGGTGGCGGGGCCGTGGGGGCCGTGCACGACGCGGCGGGGGCGGGGGCCGCGGGGTCCCATCCGGGGGCGTTCGCGGCGGTCTTCCTGCCGATGGCGGGGGTGGCGCTGGTGGGGGCGTGGGTGGCGGCGCGGGTGCGGACAAAGCCTTAG
- a CDS encoding type II toxin-antitoxin system death-on-curing family toxin, translated as MNCVYLASEDILVIAEHACADMQIVVRDAGLLESAAHRPSAAMFGEEAYPDLIDKAAALLQSLAINHPFFDGNKRTAWLSCVTFLAMNGVDLRPDIDAAERLVIAVATGEMDEVKTISQGLRELVVDDV; from the coding sequence GTGAACTGTGTCTACCTGGCTTCCGAGGACATCCTCGTCATCGCCGAGCATGCCTGCGCGGACATGCAGATCGTCGTACGCGATGCCGGGCTCCTCGAATCGGCGGCACACCGCCCCTCCGCGGCCATGTTCGGCGAGGAGGCCTACCCGGACCTGATCGACAAGGCCGCCGCGCTTCTGCAGTCCTTGGCGATCAACCATCCGTTCTTCGATGGCAACAAACGCACGGCCTGGCTGTCGTGCGTGACCTTCCTGGCGATGAACGGGGTCGATCTGCGCCCGGACATCGATGCCGCGGAACGCCTGGTCATCGCGGTGGCCACCGGGGAAATGGACGAGGTGAAAACGATCTCTCAGGGGCTGCGTGAGCTGGTCGTCGACGACGTGTGA
- a CDS encoding ribbon-helix-helix protein, CopG family, translated as MAMNLRLRDDQTEALKQRAEQEGTSMHAILLQAVDDYLARTAQQAIVRKTAKEQAAKWSELMERLK; from the coding sequence ATGGCTATGAACCTGCGTCTTCGTGACGATCAGACCGAGGCCCTCAAGCAGCGCGCGGAGCAGGAGGGGACCAGCATGCACGCCATACTGCTGCAGGCCGTGGACGACTACCTGGCCAGGACCGCTCAGCAGGCCATCGTCCGCAAGACGGCCAAGGAGCAGGCGGCCAAGTGGAGCGAGCTCATGGAGCGGCTCAAGTGA
- a CDS encoding S16 family serine protease: protein MLPRLSRPRALVLCALPVLALFGVAAFAPLPFTLAQPGSTANVLGDDHGTPVISIKGAPTRTTEGQLRMTTIVATGPTAEVGIGDVIDSWFRTDRAVLPRDSVYPSGGSEKEIEKHNLEDMRKSQDSAVDAALNYLGKKPGSVDVTLHLADVGGPSAGLFFALGIVDKLEGDGAGGDLTGGRNIAGTGTIEANGEVGAVGGVSLKTQAARRDGATVFLVPKAECREAGAELPKGLRLIPVTTLKGAVSSLRALEQGHKVPSC, encoded by the coding sequence GTGCTCCCTCGTCTCTCGCGTCCCCGTGCCCTCGTCCTGTGCGCCCTGCCCGTCCTCGCCCTGTTCGGTGTGGCCGCCTTCGCGCCGCTGCCGTTCACCCTGGCGCAGCCCGGTTCGACCGCGAACGTGCTCGGGGACGATCACGGCACGCCGGTGATCAGCATCAAGGGTGCGCCGACCCGGACCACCGAGGGCCAGCTGCGGATGACGACGATCGTCGCGACCGGCCCCACCGCCGAGGTCGGCATCGGTGATGTGATCGACAGCTGGTTCCGTACGGACCGGGCGGTGCTGCCCCGCGACTCCGTCTACCCGAGCGGTGGCTCCGAGAAGGAGATCGAGAAGCACAACCTCGAAGACATGCGGAAGTCGCAGGACTCCGCGGTCGACGCCGCCCTGAACTACCTCGGGAAGAAGCCCGGCTCGGTCGACGTGACCCTGCATCTCGCCGACGTGGGCGGCCCCAGCGCCGGCCTGTTCTTCGCTCTCGGCATCGTCGACAAGCTCGAAGGGGACGGGGCCGGCGGCGATCTCACCGGTGGCCGCAACATCGCGGGCACCGGCACGATCGAGGCGAACGGCGAGGTCGGGGCGGTCGGCGGGGTGTCGCTGAAGACTCAGGCCGCGCGCCGCGACGGGGCGACCGTCTTCCTCGTGCCGAAGGCGGAGTGCCGGGAGGCGGGAGCCGAGCTGCCCAAAGGGTTGCGGCTGATTCCGGTCACGACTCTGAAGGGCGCGGTGTCCTCGCTCCGGGCACTGGAGCAGGGGCACAAGGTCCCGAGCTGCTGA
- a CDS encoding DEAD/DEAH box helicase yields the protein MTTTASHHLSPAFPGRAPWGTAGKLRAWQQGAMEKYIQEQPRDFLAVATPGAGKTTFALTLASWLLHHHVVQQVTVVAPTEHLKKQWAEAAARIGIKLDPDYSAGPLSKEYDGVAVTYAGVGVRPMLHRNRCEQRKTLVILDEIHHAGDSKSWGEACQEAFDPATRRLALTGTPFRSDTNPIPFVVYEEGNDGIRRSSADYTYGYGNALADGVVRPVIFLSYSGNMRWRTKAGDEIAARLGEPMTKDAIGQAWRTALSPTGEWIPNVLSAADKRLTEVRKGIPDAGGLVIATDQESAREYAKILKRVTGEKATVVLSDEKAASKRIDQFSGDDSRWMVAVRMVSEGVDVPRLAVGVYATTISTPLFFAQAVGRFVRSRRRGETASVFVPTIPMLLDFANEMEVERDHVLDKPKKGSDEENPFAEEDKLLADAEKLEDEETEEQLPFEALESDAVFDRVLYDGAEFGMQAHPGSEEEQDYLGIPGLLEPDQVQLLLQKRQSRQIAHSRQKPAVEADLLEKPAEARPVVTHKQLLGLRKQLNTMVSAYTHQSGKPHGVIHTELRRVCGGPPSAEATAGQIQQRIKKVQEWATRMT from the coding sequence GTGACTACTACCGCCTCCCACCACCTCTCACCCGCCTTCCCCGGCCGCGCCCCCTGGGGCACGGCCGGCAAGCTGCGAGCCTGGCAGCAGGGCGCCATGGAGAAGTACATCCAGGAGCAGCCGCGCGACTTCCTCGCGGTCGCCACCCCCGGCGCGGGGAAGACCACCTTCGCGCTGACCCTCGCGTCATGGCTGCTGCACCACCACGTGGTGCAGCAGGTCACCGTCGTCGCGCCGACCGAGCACCTGAAGAAGCAGTGGGCCGAGGCAGCGGCCCGGATAGGGATCAAGCTCGACCCCGACTACAGCGCGGGCCCGCTCAGCAAGGAGTACGACGGCGTCGCGGTCACCTACGCGGGCGTCGGCGTGCGGCCGATGCTGCACCGCAACCGCTGCGAGCAGCGCAAGACCCTCGTCATCCTCGACGAGATCCACCACGCCGGTGATTCGAAGTCCTGGGGCGAGGCGTGCCAGGAGGCGTTCGACCCGGCCACCCGGCGGCTCGCGCTCACCGGTACGCCGTTCCGGTCGGACACCAACCCGATCCCCTTCGTCGTGTACGAGGAGGGCAACGACGGCATCCGGCGCTCCTCGGCCGACTACACCTACGGCTATGGCAACGCGCTCGCCGACGGCGTCGTCCGGCCCGTGATCTTCCTCAGCTACAGCGGCAACATGCGCTGGCGCACCAAGGCCGGTGACGAGATCGCCGCCCGGCTCGGTGAGCCGATGACCAAGGACGCCATCGGGCAGGCCTGGCGCACCGCCCTGTCGCCCACCGGCGAGTGGATCCCCAATGTGCTGAGCGCCGCCGACAAGCGGCTGACCGAGGTCCGCAAGGGCATTCCGGACGCGGGCGGGCTGGTCATCGCCACCGACCAGGAATCGGCGCGCGAGTACGCCAAGATCCTCAAGCGGGTCACCGGTGAGAAGGCCACCGTGGTCCTCTCCGACGAGAAGGCCGCCTCGAAGAGGATCGACCAGTTCAGCGGGGACGACTCGCGCTGGATGGTCGCGGTGCGCATGGTGTCGGAGGGTGTCGACGTGCCGCGCCTGGCCGTCGGCGTGTACGCCACCACCATCTCCACGCCGCTGTTCTTCGCGCAGGCCGTCGGCCGTTTCGTGCGTTCGCGCAGGCGCGGCGAGACCGCCTCGGTCTTCGTACCGACCATTCCGATGCTGCTCGACTTCGCCAACGAGATGGAGGTCGAGCGGGACCACGTCCTCGACAAGCCCAAGAAGGGCAGCGACGAGGAGAACCCGTTCGCGGAGGAGGACAAGCTCCTCGCCGACGCCGAGAAGCTGGAGGACGAGGAGACCGAGGAGCAGCTGCCCTTCGAGGCCCTCGAATCGGACGCGGTCTTCGACCGGGTGCTGTACGACGGTGCCGAGTTCGGCATGCAGGCGCACCCCGGCAGCGAGGAGGAGCAGGACTACCTGGGGATTCCGGGGCTGCTGGAGCCCGACCAGGTGCAGCTGCTGCTCCAGAAGCGGCAGTCCCGGCAGATCGCGCACAGCCGCCAGAAGCCGGCCGTGGAGGCCGACCTGCTGGAGAAGCCGGCCGAGGCGCGGCCGGTGGTCACGCACAAGCAGCTGCTCGGGCTGCGCAAGCAGCTCAACACGATGGTTTCGGCCTACACGCACCAGAGTGGCAAGCCGCACGGGGTGATCCACACCGAGCTGCGGCGGGTGTGCGGCGGGCCGCCGAGCGCGGAGGCCACGGCCGGGCAGATCCAGCAGCGGATCAAGAAGGTCCAGGAGTGGGCCACTCGTATGACGTGA
- a CDS encoding AAA family ATPase, whose translation MVAAGGDGEREPEQSDGPGAAVVLITGVMASGKSTVAQALAERLPRAVHVRGDVFRRMVVSGRAEMVPGAYEEAVAQLRLRYRLSAMTADAYAGEGWSAVVQDVVLGEELSAYVGLVRTWPLYVVVLAPEPRAVAEREAGRGKSGYGAGWTVESLDRVLREETPRIGLWLDTTGQTVEQTVDAVLAGLERARVAGGLEG comes from the coding sequence ATGGTGGCTGCGGGCGGCGACGGAGAGCGGGAGCCGGAGCAGAGCGACGGGCCAGGGGCCGCCGTCGTGCTCATCACCGGGGTGATGGCCTCCGGGAAGTCCACCGTGGCGCAGGCTCTCGCCGAGCGGTTGCCGCGGGCCGTGCATGTGCGGGGAGATGTCTTCCGGCGGATGGTGGTGTCCGGGCGGGCCGAGATGGTGCCGGGGGCGTATGAGGAGGCTGTCGCCCAACTCCGGCTCCGGTACCGGTTGTCCGCGATGACGGCCGACGCGTACGCGGGTGAGGGCTGGAGTGCTGTGGTGCAGGACGTGGTGCTGGGGGAGGAGTTGTCCGCGTACGTCGGTCTCGTACGGACATGGCCGCTGTACGTCGTCGTGCTCGCCCCCGAGCCGCGGGCCGTTGCCGAGCGGGAGGCCGGGCGGGGCAAGAGCGGTTACGGGGCCGGCTGGACGGTCGAATCGCTGGACCGGGTGCTGCGCGAGGAGACGCCGCGGATCGGGCTCTGGCTGGACACGACCGGGCAGACCGTGGAGCAGACGGTCGACGCGGTCCTTGCGGGTCTTGAGCGGGCTCGGGTAGCGGGAGGGTTGGAGGGCTGA
- a CDS encoding DUF1269 domain-containing protein: MSNLFVIAYDDLATADQVRDKLLSMNREHLVELEDVVVVERREKDGKIKLHQAVNHVGTGAAGGALWGSVIGLLFLVPFLGAAVGAAAGAAGGSVVDTGVNDDFMKELSTNLRPGAAAVFVLVRKSARDKVIPEIAKFGGQLVQTSLSKEDEAHLREMVKEALKEETTIAS; the protein is encoded by the coding sequence ATGAGCAATCTGTTCGTCATCGCCTACGACGATCTCGCCACCGCCGACCAGGTCCGGGACAAGCTGCTGTCCATGAACCGCGAGCACCTCGTCGAGCTGGAGGACGTCGTCGTCGTCGAACGGCGTGAGAAGGACGGCAAGATCAAGCTGCATCAGGCCGTCAACCACGTGGGTACCGGTGCCGCGGGCGGCGCGCTGTGGGGGAGCGTCATCGGGCTGCTCTTCCTCGTGCCGTTCCTCGGTGCCGCGGTGGGCGCAGCGGCCGGCGCCGCCGGAGGGTCCGTCGTCGACACCGGCGTCAACGACGACTTCATGAAGGAGCTGAGCACCAATCTCCGGCCCGGCGCCGCCGCTGTCTTCGTGCTCGTCAGGAAGTCCGCCCGCGACAAGGTCATCCCCGAGATCGCCAAGTTCGGTGGTCAGCTCGTGCAGACCTCGCTCAGCAAGGAGGACGAGGCGCACCTGCGGGAGATGGTGAAGGAAGCGCTCAAGGAAGAGACGACGATCGCCTCCTGA
- a CDS encoding xanthine dehydrogenase family protein molybdopterin-binding subunit — translation MSNDAATAANATSTRITTPAGTVPTAEGPDTETPVLGLGVSLPPADARAKTEGTFPYAADLWAEGLLWAAVLRSPHPHARILSIDTSAAVEMTGVQAVITHEDIPGESAYGRRVVDRPVFASDLVRHHGEPIAAVAADHPDTARLAAAAIAVQYEVLDPVTDPEKAFAAEPLHPDGNLIRHIPLRYGDPDATGEFVVEGLYRIGRQDPAPIGAEAGLAVPRPDGGVEIYTASTDPHTDRDLAAACFGLEPERVKVVVTGVPGATGDREEPGFQLPLGLLALRTGCPVKLAATREESFLGHSHRHPTLLRYRHHADADGRLVKVEAQILLDAGAYADSSSESLAAAVAFACGPYVVPHAFIEGWAVRTNNPPSGHVRGEGAMQVCAAYEGQMDKLAAKLGIDPVELRLRNALSTGDILPTGQTVTCPAPVAELLASVQDFPLPALPKDAPEDDWLLPGGPEGAGEPGAVRRGVGYALGMVHMLGAEGADEVSTATVRVHDGIATVICAAVETGQGFSTLARQVVQETLGIEEVHVASVDTDQPPAGPATHGRHTWVSAGAVERAAKMVRTQLLQPLAHKFGMSTELLQIADGKITSYDGVLSTTVTEAMDGKELWATAQCRPHPTEPLDESGQGDAFVGLAFCAIRAVVDVDIELGSVRVVEMAVAQDVGRVLNPSQLATRIEAGITQGIGAALTENLRSARGLIRHPDLTGYTLPTALDAPEIRIVKLIEERDVVAPFGAKPASAVPVVTSPAAVAAAVRAATGRPINRLPIRPQAAVAAPNS, via the coding sequence GTGAGCAACGACGCAGCCACCGCTGCCAACGCGACCAGCACACGGATCACCACCCCGGCGGGCACCGTCCCGACGGCCGAGGGCCCCGACACCGAGACGCCCGTACTCGGCCTCGGCGTCTCGCTGCCGCCCGCCGACGCGCGCGCCAAGACCGAGGGCACCTTCCCGTACGCCGCCGACCTCTGGGCCGAGGGCCTGCTCTGGGCGGCCGTCCTGCGCTCCCCGCACCCGCACGCCCGCATCCTGTCCATCGACACCTCGGCCGCCGTCGAGATGACGGGGGTGCAGGCCGTCATCACGCACGAGGACATCCCGGGCGAGAGCGCGTACGGACGCCGGGTCGTCGACCGTCCGGTCTTCGCCTCCGACCTGGTCCGCCACCACGGCGAGCCGATCGCCGCGGTCGCCGCCGACCACCCCGACACGGCCAGGCTCGCCGCCGCGGCCATCGCCGTCCAGTACGAGGTCCTCGACCCGGTCACCGACCCGGAGAAGGCCTTCGCCGCCGAACCGCTGCACCCCGACGGCAACCTGATCCGCCACATCCCGCTGCGCTACGGAGACCCCGACGCCACCGGCGAGTTCGTCGTCGAGGGCCTGTACCGCATCGGCCGCCAGGACCCGGCTCCCATCGGCGCCGAGGCCGGGCTCGCCGTGCCCCGCCCCGACGGCGGCGTGGAGATCTACACCGCCTCCACCGACCCGCACACCGACCGCGACCTCGCCGCCGCCTGCTTCGGCCTCGAACCGGAGCGGGTGAAGGTCGTCGTCACGGGCGTCCCCGGCGCGACCGGCGACCGCGAGGAACCCGGCTTCCAGCTCCCGCTCGGCCTGCTCGCACTGCGCACCGGCTGCCCGGTGAAGCTGGCCGCCACCCGCGAGGAGTCCTTCCTCGGCCACTCCCACCGGCACCCGACGCTACTGCGCTACCGCCACCACGCGGACGCCGACGGCCGGCTGGTGAAGGTCGAGGCGCAGATCCTGCTCGACGCGGGTGCCTACGCCGACTCCTCGTCCGAGTCGCTGGCCGCCGCGGTCGCGTTCGCCTGCGGCCCGTACGTCGTCCCGCACGCGTTCATCGAGGGCTGGGCGGTCCGTACGAACAACCCGCCGTCGGGGCACGTCCGGGGCGAGGGCGCGATGCAGGTCTGCGCCGCGTACGAGGGCCAGATGGACAAGCTGGCCGCCAAGCTCGGCATCGACCCGGTCGAACTGCGCCTGCGCAACGCCCTGTCCACCGGCGACATCCTGCCCACCGGCCAGACGGTGACCTGCCCCGCACCCGTCGCCGAACTCCTCGCCTCCGTACAGGACTTCCCCCTCCCCGCGCTCCCCAAGGACGCCCCGGAGGACGACTGGCTGCTCCCCGGCGGCCCCGAGGGCGCGGGCGAACCCGGTGCGGTGCGCCGGGGGGTCGGCTACGCGCTGGGCATGGTCCACATGCTCGGCGCGGAGGGCGCCGACGAGGTCTCCACGGCCACGGTCAGGGTCCACGACGGCATCGCCACGGTCATCTGCGCGGCGGTCGAGACGGGTCAGGGCTTCTCGACCCTCGCCCGCCAGGTCGTCCAGGAGACCCTGGGCATCGAAGAGGTCCACGTGGCCTCCGTCGACACCGACCAGCCCCCGGCCGGCCCGGCGACGCACGGCCGCCACACCTGGGTCTCGGCCGGGGCGGTGGAACGCGCCGCCAAGATGGTCCGCACCCAGCTCCTCCAGCCCCTGGCCCACAAGTTCGGCATGTCCACGGAGCTGCTGCAGATCGCCGACGGCAAGATCACCTCGTACGACGGTGTGCTGTCCACGACGGTCACCGAGGCCATGGACGGCAAGGAACTCTGGGCCACCGCCCAGTGCCGCCCCCACCCGACCGAACCCCTCGACGAATCCGGCCAGGGCGACGCCTTCGTCGGCCTCGCCTTCTGCGCGATCCGCGCGGTGGTGGACGTCGACATCGAGCTCGGCTCCGTCCGGGTCGTGGAGATGGCGGTCGCCCAGGACGTCGGCCGGGTCCTCAACCCGTCCCAGCTCGCGACCCGCATCGAGGCCGGCATCACCCAGGGAATCGGCGCCGCCCTCACCGAGAACCTCCGCAGCGCCCGCGGCCTGATCCGCCACCCCGACCTCACCGGCTACACCCTCCCGACCGCGCTGGACGCCCCCGAGATCCGCATCGTCAAACTCATCGAGGAACGAGACGTGGTGGCCCCCTTCGGCGCCAAGCCCGCCTCGGCGGTCCCCGTGGTGACGTCCCCGGCAGCAGTGGCCGCAGCCGTACGAGCCGCCACCGGCCGCCCGATAAACCGCCTCCCCATCAGGCCCCAGGCAGCGGTGGCGGCCCCCAACTCCTGA
- a CDS encoding IclR family transcriptional regulator, with the protein MTAETSQTLDRGLRVLKLLADTDHGLTVTELSNKLGVNRTVVYRLLATLEQHALVRRDLGGRARVGLGVLRLGRQVHPLVREAALPALRSLAEDIGATAHLTLVDGSDALAVAVVEPTWTDYHVAYRAGFRHPLDRGAAGRAILAARQKPVGETAFTLTHGELEAGASGAAAALVGVTGVEGSVGVVMLADSVPERVGPRVVDAAREVADALR; encoded by the coding sequence GTGACAGCGGAAACCTCCCAGACGCTCGACAGGGGACTGAGGGTCCTCAAACTGCTTGCCGACACCGACCACGGTCTGACCGTCACCGAGTTGTCCAACAAACTCGGGGTCAACCGGACCGTGGTCTACCGTCTGCTCGCCACCCTGGAACAACACGCCCTGGTACGCCGCGACTTGGGCGGCCGGGCCAGAGTGGGTCTGGGCGTGCTGCGCCTGGGCCGCCAGGTGCATCCGCTCGTGCGCGAGGCCGCGCTGCCCGCGCTGCGGTCGCTCGCCGAGGACATCGGGGCCACCGCCCATCTCACACTGGTCGACGGCAGCGACGCGCTGGCCGTCGCGGTCGTCGAGCCGACCTGGACCGATTACCACGTGGCCTACCGGGCCGGCTTCCGCCACCCGCTGGACCGGGGTGCCGCGGGCCGGGCGATCCTCGCCGCCCGTCAGAAACCGGTCGGCGAGACCGCCTTCACCCTCACCCACGGCGAGCTGGAGGCCGGGGCGAGCGGGGCGGCGGCGGCGCTGGTGGGGGTGACCGGGGTCGAGGGCAGCGTGGGCGTGGTGATGCTCGCGGACTCCGTGCCCGAGCGCGTGGGGCCCCGCGTGGTGGACGCGGCCCGGGAAGTGGCGGACGCGCTCCGGTAG